The Lemur catta isolate mLemCat1 chromosome 17, mLemCat1.pri, whole genome shotgun sequence genome segment CTAAAAGGGGGGgtctcagccctgggagagtgtttgTCACCTTAGCTGCCCCCCCAGGTGAGCTCTTTACCTTTGATATGCTTGTCCTGGAATTCTGTGAGAAAGCGTGAGATGCGGTCCGAGGGGATGGCAAAGGAGATGCCAGCAGCGACCTTGAGCGTGTTGATGCCAATGACCTCGCCGTCCTGAGCAGGGAGGTCAGAGTAGGGTCACGGGGGGTGGGGCAAGCACACCGCTGCCCACAGAGCACCATGTCTACAGCTCTGCTTCCAGAGGCTGACCCTGGCTGTCCACGCCCCACCTGAGAAGCTCCCAGGGCAGCCCCAACCGTCCTGGAAAGGTTGCTCTTGGGGACACATCTGTATCAGTGACCCCAGCTCGCCTCCCTGGAAAGTGTCGTGGGGAAGCTCGCAGCTGGGGCCTGCCTCCTAGGCTCCGGCGGCTGCGCCCTGAGAAGCAGTGCCCCCTGGGCCCAGGGCGCCTCCAGGCCACGTCCAGAGGGGTGGCCCATCTACCCTTGCTTTCAGAAGTTGGGGGTGAGTGGGGCCAGTGGCTCCCCTTACTCTGTCTCCTTGGAGCcttctcccctccaccctgccctgctctccccctccctgcctgccctgttCCGGCGGAAGGCTGGTGCCATCTGGCAGGATCTGCCCGGGACTGGGACCTCACCCTTGGCAACTCCTGGGAAGGAGACCCTCCCGGCCACAGCGGGGCTGAGGTGCTGACACCCTGCCAGGGCCTGGCCAGCTCACTAGGGGACCCCTttggggcctggggcagagccTTGGACCAGGGCACCCCTGTCCTCCTGGTCCCTGGGAGCTCATGACGTGGCAGGACCCAAGAGTGTCGGATCTGGGGGATGGAGGTTCTGCGTCCACCCTCGCCCTGTTTGCCCATCCTCAGGCCCGCAGGGCGTGTAGTGGCCTCCTGATCGTGGCTTCCGGGCCTCCAGCTAAGCCACCCATGTGAGCTTTCTCGAAACCAGCCCATGCCCTCCACCCTGCCGAAAGCCCACAAGGGTTCTCGGGAGTGCAGGGTGAAGCCTGTCTGCACATGTGGCCTGAGGCCCAGCAGGAAGGGGACTGCCAGCCCCTCGCACGTCTGCTCATCTGACCTCTCCCCTCAGATCTCACGCTGTGCCTCCTCCCTGGGAGTTCCTTCTCCAGGACCCAGTTCCCTCATTCTCTGTGGCTGTGTCAGACGCTCCTGGCTCCAGGAAGCCCTTCCTGTCTTGCATCAGCCGAGCCCTCCCTGCCCGGCCCCCTCCAGAGCGGGCTCGAGCTGCTCACATCACACGGGGGCTTGTCCATGTCTGGCCACTTTCTGCCTAAGGCTGGGACtgtgtccaaggagctctgaacTTCCTGTTTTATTCCCAAAACATCTCACCTGGGATGAGGATAAGCCTAACTTTGGGGCCCAGGACAGAACTGGGGAGGGACGACTGAGGGGGTGGAAGAGAATGAGGGTGCTCCTCTCGAAAGCCTGAGGGCAGGGAGTCCCGGGGGTGAGCGGCCGCATTCCTGCAtcgcccctgcccaggcctgggctgctgtTCGCAGGTGAGCTGTCATTCCTGACAGCTGCCAGCATCTCTGAGGGGCACAGGTGGCATGTGCGGAGGGTCCTGCCCTCTTTCCAGGCCTCCAGCCCAGCCACGTTCCTGACTGTTGGGCCTGAAGGTTCTAGGGCCGTTTGGTGGGTCCTGTTCCCTCTCGACGCTGTGCCTCCCGTATGAGAAGAGCCCCAGGAAACCAGAGACTCTGGTCTAGGGCACACTTACCAGGTTCACCAGCGGTCCCCCGGAATTCCCATACTGCAAGGGGAGGAAACAGGGCGTTAGCTGTGCTCGAGCCCCGCCTGAAGGTTCCCGGAGCTCCTCCAGCTCTGACTCAACCAGTGTAAGAGACACTTCGTCAGGTCTCAGCCCAACAGCATCGAAAGGCCTCGTGCTGTCCCCACTTCACGGTAGGAAAGCCGAGGCCCACGGAGGCCAAGTGGACGTCACCCGATGACCTGGTTGGACGAGCTAGTGTTCTCTACTCACACCACGTGCTTTGGCGTCCCCCCCGTCCAGGGATGAGCAGCACCCATGGGGAGAATGCAGAGTGGGGCGCTACTTCTCATCCTGCTGGCCTGGGGAGTCTCTGCAAAGACTAAGGCTCCAGCAGAGTGCCCGAGCCACGGCAAGCCAGGGGGACTTCTGGGGCCTGTGGGCAAAGTGCTCTGTGAATGCAAAGGTGCCAGCCAACATAGCCGCAGTCTCGAGAAGCAATGCTGCCTGGGGAGACATCTGCACGGAGGTGCCTCCGGGCCGTGGCCTTGCCTCTCATCTCTGAAGGGCTGTCCGAGTCAGGGCGGCACCTCTCACTCCCAGGGTGCCTGGGTAGAAGGCACAGGGTCTGAGCTCCACGTAATGCAAAGAAAGAACTTTCCAGCAAGCAGATGTGTCGAGTGACAGGATGGCCCTGGGGATGGGGCAAGCCTAGGCAGAGACCACCTGCCTGGGGCAGGACTCGGGCGCGCATGGTGGGCGCTGGCCTCCCGCCCCCGCACTCACGTTGATGATGGCGTCTGTCTGGATGTAGTCCATGTCCGAGTCCCGGAGGCCCAGCTCCTTGCCGTCCCGCTGGGCGGTGCTGACAATGCCCGTCGTCACAGTGTTCTGCAGGGCGAAGGGGCTGCCGATGGCCACCACAAACTCACCAGGCCGCAGGTCTGCTGAGTGACCCAGCAGCAACACAGGGAGCTTTTTCTAGGGGACAGAAGGGGAGGACACAGAGAGGGAGGCTCAGCCATCCACCTGCGGCAGGGACCAGGCTGAGATCCCGGCAGGTGGTCCCAGGGCAGGCGGGTGCTGCTGTACACAGCCCTCAGGGGTAAAAGCACAGACCAAGGCCAGGACAGCCTCCAGCTGAGACCCAGGGCTGGGGTCCAGGGAGCGGAGGCTCAGCTGTGCCAGCGAGAAAAGGTCTCCCCAGGGCAGGCCACAGGTATCCATTGTGGGCAGGTGTGCAGAGAGTCCAGCTGCACATGGCCTCGGAGGTCCTGGAGCCCAGTGGTCCCTGGTCTCTCCGAAAATGTGGTAGAGGCTCCAGACAGCACTACACCATATGCACTGCACACACACTGCCGCATTTGAGGGGGAGCTCTGCAGGCCCCTGGAGCCCAGCTAGGGACCCTGGGAGCCTCAGTTTTGGAATCCTTGAACAGCTCACTCTGATCTCCCAATATAGACACACAgagagactgaggcccagagaggaaaagtGACTTAGCCAAGCTCCACCTCCCCCCGCTCCTCCTGCCACTGAGACACCTGCACACTCTTCTCTTGCTTTCGCGTGGGCCCAGCGGAGCCTTCTGTCTGTCTGACTTTACACCTAGCCTGGGAGCACAAAGTAGCCATGCTCTGGGTGCCGGAAGCTGCAAGGAGCATGCTCCAAGGAGGTGCCTGGGCACCTGTCAGAGGTGCAGAAGCCACATGCGTGCATGTGAAATCGGCGAGGGCAAAGCTCTGTCAATCGCACCCACATGGGTCTCCTGCTTCCGGTTTTGCACCAGTCcccaggagaggctgggaagggtccGGGGACCTCTCACACCACTCTGCAGCTTGCCGTGGGTCTGTGGATGGCCAGGCCAATGGGCCGCACTCCAACTCTGGTCCCCAAACCGTGGACCCTGTGGACGGCCCCATTACCTCCGCCCACTGCtctttccagtcttttctcttttgttgtttgtcACCACGTCAAATGAGGAAGTTTTTACTTAAGAGTTGTTTTTCATAGCAGCTATCAACAAAAGAAGAGAGGCAAAATCCACCAGTGGGAGTGGTGCGGGGCCTGCTGGCAGGCGTGCGTGGGCATTCTCTGTGCTGCCGGAAAAGTGAAGCTTCAGTCTGTGACACAGAGGTCCCCGAGGAGGAACCAGGCCCGCGCAGCCGGAAGGCGAGGACTCAGAGAGGCGACATCTTTAAATGCTGAGTGGCCACAGAGTGAGAGACAATGATGTCTGAGACCCCCAGGGAGGCTGCGAGCTGGGAAAGGGTAAGCCCGTCCTCCCGTGCCACCTCATGGTGTGCAGAGGCCCCAGGCAACCCCGCTTCGGCCCAACTACAGCGACGTAACTGCAACATTGGGCATGACTAGAGCAAGCTGGAGCCAGGCCTGGGTCCTAGCCAAGCGTGCTGGCCCTTGCCCTGGTTAGCTGTGATCTTGGGTGCATTCCCTAACCTCCTCGAGCCTCAGTTTCCGCATCTGAAATCCCAGGATAATGAGGGCCCTTCTTTGCAGGCCGTGGTGAGAATTGTATGCCAGCCTTTCAGAAATGGCTGGTGGTAGTGATGGGAGGGTTACTTTGGCCCCAGTATAGGAGGCACCGATGTGGAGACAGAGGAATGGGGCACTGTCCCTCTGCCACCCTGTAGGGACAGTTGTATACCCAGGagtgggcctggggtggggggacagtgaAGAACCTCCTCGGGGAGCAGTGTGGGCCCCCCACTGTGGGCCGCCTGCTCCTGACTCTGCCCTGCACCTGGCGGCTCAGGGAGTGCAGTCTGGGGCCCAGCGACCCAGGTTCTAGGCCCATCGTGATCCCTGACTCTGAGCAAACTTCCAGTcccatctgggcctcagttcctccaAGCGTCCCCTGGGAAGGTGGACTAGCACATCCTGGGGTCTGGAGTCTGGGGAAGAGGCCCCGTGGCAGCCTGGGGCACCTGCCCTCCCCGCCTGTGCCACTCACTTTGGGATGGATCTTGATGGTGGCGATGTCGGACTTCTTGTCGATGTCCTTGATCGTAGCCTCGTAGGAGTCTCCGTTCTGCAGCTGCACCTTCAGCTGCTGCCGGCCTGAGACGGCGTTGGTGCTGGACACCACGTGGGCGTTGGTGACGATCAAGCCAGCCTCCGACATGATGAAGCCCGAGCCGCTGGACAGCGGCACGTTGCGGCCAAACAGAGGGTGTCTGCAGGCAGGCAAGCACGGGGCACTCAGTGGGGCACTCGGGCTGGGGGTCTGGCCCGTGGCAGGGGTGCAGGAACGTGGGTTTAGAGTCCCTTGGGCccgagtttgaatcctggctctgccacttacaagcCACTTAAGCCTGGACCTGTTCCACAGCCATAAAGAGGTAATGATGCCTGTCTCTGATGAGACGGGACAGCCGTGAGTGTCAGACGACTCAGCACACACTCAGCACCCTGGCTGCGGAGTGCCGGAGCCAGACAGGCCGGGATTCCAATCACAAGCCCAGTCCCCACTAATTAACTGCCTGGCCTTGGGCCGTCATTTaagctccctgagcctcagtctccccactgACGAAATGGGATGACAACACCCACTGAGTGGCGCTGCCCACTGGCACTTTAGACATTTCGGTGCACTCCCTCAGGAGGGAGACGCACCAACACACGTGCAGCACCCACCGGAGCTGCCAGCCGCAGGTGC includes the following:
- the HTRA3 gene encoding serine protease HTRA3 isoform X3, with translation MQARALLLAALAALALAREPPAAPCPARCDVSRCPSPRCPGGYVPDLCNCCLVCAAGEGEPCGRPLDSPCGESLECARGVCRCRWAHAVCGTDGHTYANVCALQAASRRALQLSGTPVRQLQKGACPSGLHQLTSPRYKFNFIADVVEKIAPAVVHIELFLRHPLFGRNVPLSSGSGFIMSEAGLIVTNAHVVSSTNAVSGRQQLKVQLQNGDSYEATIKDIDKKSDIATIKIHPKKKLPVLLLGHSADLRPGEFVVAIGSPFALQNTVTTGIVSTAQRDGKELGLRDSDMDYIQTDAIINYGNSGGPLVNLDGEVIGINTLKVAAGISFAIPSDRISRFLTEFQDKHIKVPLM
- the HTRA3 gene encoding serine protease HTRA3 isoform X2, translating into MQARALLLAALAALALAREPPAAPCPARCDVSRCPSPRCPGGYVPDLCNCCLVCAAGEGEPCGRPLDSPCGESLECARGVCRCRWAHAVCGTDGHTYANVCALQAASRRALQLSGTPVRQLQKGACPSGLHQLTSPRYKFNFIADVVEKIAPAVVHIELFLRHPLFGRNVPLSSGSGFIMSEAGLIVTNAHVVSSTNAVSGRQQLKVQLQNGDSYEATIKDIDKKSDIATIKIHPKKKLPVLLLGHSADLRPGEFVVAIGSPFALQNTVTTGIVSTAQRDGKELGLRDSDMDYIQTDAIINYGNSGGPLVNLDGEVIGINTLKVAAGISFAIPSDRISRFLTEFQDKHIKAPSPAVH